In the genome of Raphanus sativus cultivar WK10039 chromosome 9, ASM80110v3, whole genome shotgun sequence, the window AAGTAAAGGTCGTGAGTCTTAATAAGAGTTACTAGTTTTCCTCGCGCACACAGACTCTCAATGCTTTCTTTCAATGTTTCTTGCTACCTACCAGAATCCAGATAGTGAAATGTGCAGTTCAGAGGTTGGGGATGATGATGTACCAAAAAGAAAGCCAATGGTACAAAGGTCAAAGACTATGTCTTTGGACATGTTCAAGATCTCTGATAAGGCAAGTGTTCTTTTGTTCCTCCCTACCAAGGCTTTGTCTATATATCTCTTGACGTAATCAAAACTTTTCAGGATCTGCTGATGAGTTCGAGTAATAGTCTAACGTACGGTGCAGTCCTTCCTTCATTTCGTCGCAAGTTCCTCCCTGCTATAGGGTACTCTCTCTATACAACATTCATTATACTGCAAGAGTTACATACTTTTAAAATGAATACATTGGACGCAGATATCAAGTTGGTTCATTTTCTGAGGAAAGAAATGCACGTCGTGAGAGAACTGCAGAGTCCCTCGCTCTTGAAGAGCCACATCAACCAAAAGAACCATTAGAGGTGGATACCAAGACGATACTCTCTATTGACGAGCCGCATCAATTAGAATCATTAGGGGATATGAAGCAGACAAATGGCTTCACAGTTAGTGCTGTGAACCGCGCGTCAGCTACTGAAATTCTCCCACTGTTACAGAGTCTCTTGGTTCAGAATGATATTCAGAGGGTGTGTGTGTGTGCCCTATATATATccaaatactttatttatttatagaagtaCTCTCCTAAGTTCTGAGCGTTCAcactatattttttgtttatatttttgcaGGAGAAAGTCATTAGATTAATTAGATTTTTTGATCCAAATGCCGGTAATGTCTCTCATTTGTAGCATGGTCTGCTCTGTTTCAGTCTTTCTTACAATAAGTTTTGATGACCTTTTGTGTCTTTACTTGTACAGAAACTGAAAATCCAATCTCAAAAACAATCCAAGGAGTGCAGGTATGTTCTGTTTCTCATTGTGTCTTTGTGTATATATCTTATGTATATACTTAGAAACAACAAAACTAAGAGCATTGATACTTACAGATATATACATCATCAAGGGAGAGAGAATTACAATCTCAGGTTGATTTCTTGGAGAAAAGGTAATGAATGAACTTAACttctttccttattttttttaattaaggaGATGATTAGTAAAGTTGAGATAAGGtgtttttttgagttttcagtGTTGAGATTCTTGTAGAGGaagtgaagagaagaaaagaaataaatgatcaggtacaaaaaaaattttaaaaaggaacTGATATTAGAGaccatataatatataaagtaaaaacTGTTTTGTCCTTCTGCAGCTAGAAGGACAGATCAGATCTCTAACCAGTAGCACCAGCAACAGCCTTCCTTGAGCTTTTTTGTCTCTTCCAACTTGAggataataattattatttttgtctgtattcattatttattgttattgtaTATCATAATTGCGTAGAATCACAGTTGCTGTGAATCCCATATTCATTCTTCTAAAAGTAAATCAGAGATCCACAAAGCAAGAGGAGGTAATCGGATTGGACTACTTAACAAAAGTCTATTTAATGCGTTTTTGTACGTAAAATCTGATTTGATTAAACCACCCATACACACTCTAACTACTATATATCATATGTTCTATATACTATAGTGTAAAACCTGCTTTATTTTCAACCTACTCCAATTATGCATCATCGTCAAGTCCTGCCTTGCTTTAACTTTGGCCTAATCGGGTAAATCTTCGACGTCAGTTTCTCTGCCAAGAAAAAAAGGGTCATTGTTTTTCTATGgaattaatgaaaataatagAATCCTTTAGCAATCTTGTAGACTTTTAATCTTACACGTATTCCCCAAGAAAAGTAAAAGACCTTGGTCCATAAGCaaacattttcatatttaacaagaaaataaaatgtgtAATATTATCATTGGTCGTCTGATTATGAGACTTACATTGCTCAAAATACTAGTCTGAATTTCTATGATTCTTGATTATATCCAAAAGAAGTTCGTCCCCAATCACTTCCCTGATCTTCCTAACGAGCTGCTCTCTCCTCACCTTCCCTTtctgacaaaacaaaaaaaaacaagaaagatcAAAACCACAGTCCATATATAGTCCAAAAGTGATATAtcactcatcatcatcataccCGAAAATCATCATAACTTGTCATGAGCACATTCATTCTTGGATGGTCGAGCGACTTTGAAAGTACGGACATGAGTACAGGGAAGCTAACACATGGTGACCTCGCCCTTCCCAAACCACCAACACCTCTACTAAGACCTGAAAGATTACAAAACATTTCACTCTTAAGAAAATATCATCTATAAGTTCAtcacaaaataaattaagttttgTAATGTATTATATACCTCTAAGCCGAGGAGACTTGAAACTCACGACGTGACTCGGGAGGATGTAAGAGTTCATGTTACAGCTCCATACCACATACTTCCTCGGATTCTCGAGACTATCCACACCACAATCATACTGAACCGAGCTTGGGTGCGATTGCTTAGATCCAGAGATGATTCTCTCAGGTTTGCCAAGTATCAAACGGCACAAGAGAAGATGTTGTATCCCTTCCTCGTCAGCTTCACCAAGTACAGCCCTGCAGAAAAGAGggataattataaaaaaaaaaactgttacaAGCTTGCTTCCTCAACAAGTAACTGAAACatctagcaaaaaaaaataaaaaccctaAACTTACGCAGCGAGAGAGCACGTGTGATGAAGAAAATGGATCCCGACGCCGTGAGAACGATCGTCCTTCTCGAACTTCTCGATCTCGCGGCTGCTGAACCCGTACGAGACGATGCGTTCGATCTCTTCCTTGGAACCACCTGAGTACCATCCGTACCTCACGTTGGCGTCTCCGCCGTTCTTCCTCTTCATAGCCTCCGCGAAGACGATGGAGGCTGCGAGCTTCGCCTTGGTCGTGATTCTCTGCGTGGAGGTTTTACGCACGGAGACGATGGTGGTGTCTGCCGCGTGGAGAGTGCCCATTCCGGAGAGGAAACAGTTCTTGACGACGTCGTGTTCTGCGTTGTCTTCGCGGAGAAGAATCGTTGAGGAGGAGTACTCTCCGGAGGTGTGGTGGGAGAGTGAATCGATGATCTCTCCGTTGTCCACGATCTCCACTTGCTCCGCCGCCATCATCATCGTcgcagagagagagatggtttgttttttttcttgggaAAGAGGAAAAAGTGTGGGTTAAGAGAAGGTTCAATGACAGTTATAGTGTGACGTTGAAAAGCAATGAAAGCTTGGAGAACAAGGAATCTCCTTTTCCCCACTTTCATATTATTCTTCAGTTACCGTTTTACCCTTTTCTCCCCAAAATGGACAACCAAACAACGTTTCATGATATTTGCGTGACGGATTTTGAAATTGATGTTTATATTGAATTAGTGGATGAGCTATGTCATAAAGTTGATTGGCGTCACAAGTAAGTTCATTCATTTGTTACAGTtgtacaaattttaaaattgattgaaaTACATATCCGAATACAAATTAAATGCATAAGAGTTGAATCTAAACCAAAATACATGTATTGCGTGTACATATTTCAAATGTCGGTTACCGTATATAGCGACCAAAGTGTGTACGgaatttcttattttcttaatttacaAAGGTGactagaaaaaatattttaatatatgaaatgaaatattttacaATTGCTTCTATATACGGAGGTCTGTGATTCAAACCccgaaaaatacaaaattatgcagattatggaaaaacaggttacaggagatcttcagcttagtgcagggcgtaccatcgaacatgaaTCTCATAGGACGGTTCAGAATGGTGACGGTTCAGAATGGTGCAGTCAAACGTGTATTCTCACAGAGTGGTAGAATTGTCAGCTAtaaaatttttttgtaatattctcatcgttataatagcataattaatcgataataatcgattcagacgttaaaaaaaatatatgaaatgaaaCTAAATGAGTAAATGTAGATAAATTATGTATTCCAGAATCTTCCATTCCACATTACATATTTCTGAAGTTCTAATAACTGATAGCATAAGcagaaaaatataatactaaTGAAGAAATATTCACTAGTTcaaattttcttaaattaattataacatCAAGCTTTTTTTTATCGGAACAAACATCAAGCTGTTTTTCTATCGGTTTCGAAACATGGGCTCAACAAAGATATGGGCTTTGAAAAACTGAtccatgattttttattttttgagcaACTAATCCATAGAAACTAGAAAGAGCGAAACACGTCATCTCTTCTCTCCTATCAATCGGACGTGGAAGATTTCAAACGGGTTACCGGGTCGGGTTGTATAGAAGAGTTAAAAATGAATCCGTTAACTTTGCGCGGGTAATGAGAATTAATCGAGAAAAACAAATAGTAATATAACAGAGAGAGAGTCGTGGTCGCAGATCAAACGGTTTAACACGACGTGACTCCAACTCTCTCCAGTCACCGAAAAAATTCAAACGAACATGGCGACCTCTTACCtcagtttttccttttttattattttcccgGTGGGAAAACGAAACGaggacagagagagagaggacctccattatcatgtttttattttcttacattttttttcGAACTATACTTTGGTAATGGAACACATATCTCATCTCTCTCCAGCTTAATTCCAGGTCCTCGCTTTATAAAccttaattagaaaaaaatgattgttAATTAGAGTCTTCTGTATCAGAccgtaaatatataatttagttgtAATCTgttgagttcttttttttttatcaagttgATCGGTTTCACTAGTGACTTTCTTGATTTGAGAGTGTTGTTTCTGTggggaggaagaagaaaatgtcTGACTCTCCGAGTTCTTCCCCACCATCACCTTCCGCCGATTCCGGTCCGCCGCCGGATAACTCCACCGGTGACTCTGCTCCTCCACCTACGGATTCAGCACCGCCTCCTAGTCCCCCGACTGATTCTGCTCCTCCGCCGGATAACTCCACCGGTGGTTCTTCTCCTCCGCCAACTGATTCAGCACCGCCTCCTAGTCCACCGGCTGATTCTACTCCGCCGCCTGATTCGTCATCTCCACCACCGGCTACTCCTCCTCCGGTATCGAAGCCCCCGCCGGCTACCCCTCCTCCGGCATCCGATATAGAGTAATGTAGGCTGAATGATTTCATTAGTTAACGacattacaatatatatatgattagaGTTACTAAGCTAGGTATTACAGAGTTACTAATCTACCCTTCTATACATACTCTCTACAcaccccctcaagatggagggAGCTTGATCACTCCAATCTTGTGCATCAGCTCATGAAACCGTGATCTTGATAAGGGTTTGGTGAgtgcatcagctagctggtccTTTGTGGAGACGTGAGAGACGCGAAGTGCTCCGGCTTGGACATTATCTCGTACAAAGTGAAAGTCAAGTGCTAGATGCTTCATGCGAGAATGAAAAACTGGGTTGGCACTGAGATACGTGGCGCCGACATTGTCACAGTAGATCGTTGGAGTTGTGGGTATGTCGATGCGCAGCTCAGAGAGTAAGGAACAGACCCAACGAAGTTCAGCAGCAGTGTTCGCAACAGATCGATACTCAGCCTCCGTAGAGGAGCGAGAGACACCATTTTGTTTGCGGGAAGACCAAGCTATGGGTGTAGAGCCCATATAAACAACATAAGCATTTGTGGAGACAAAATCATCAGTATCACCCGCCCAATCCGCATCGGAGAAAGCATGAAGAGTATGAGGCGAGTGGCGACTGATGTGAATGCCATGCGTAAGTGAGCCCGACAAGTATCGCAAAATCCTTTTTGCAGCTTTCCAATGTTCATCAGTTGGGCGATGCATGAACTGGGAGAGTCGATTGACGCTGTATGCAATATCTGGCCGAGTGAAAGCCAAGTACTGCAGGCTACCAAGAACCATCCTGTACTCACGAGGATTTTCCAAAGCCGTACCAGAGTGTAGAGACAGTTTCGGAGAGGTAGCCATGGGGGTAGAAACCGGGTTGGCTTCCAACATATTCATCTTGGAAAGCAAGTCAAGAATATACTTTCGCTGCATCAGATGTAGTCCTCCAGTAGTACGCGTCACCTCAATACCCAAGAAATAATGCAAGTCTTTAGGATCTTTTAGAGAGAATCGAGACGCAAGAACCTGAATGCAAGCAGAGACGAGTGTCGTGCTACTGCCCGTGACGATGATATCGTCAACGTAGACGAGGATATAGAGCACGTTGGAGCCGTCAATGTAAGTGAAGACGGAGGTATCAGCAGTAGAGTTTTGACATCCCATTTGGCATAAGAAATTTTTGAGTTCTTGATACCAGGCGCGAGGCGCTTGTTTGAGGCCGTAGAGAGCTTTGAGGAGGCGGCAAACATGGTGTGGTCTGTCCGGATCTTCAAAACCTGGCGGTTGAGAAACATAGACCTCATCCGTAAGCCGACCTTGTAGAAAAGCGTTGTTGACGTCCAACTGCTTAATCGGCCAGGAGTGAGTTACAGCGTGATGAAGAACTAGACGAATGGTGAGAGACTTGACAACAGGACTGAAAGTCTCTCCATAATCAATCCCATACGCCTGAGTGAAGCCACGAGCAACCCACCGAGCTTTAGGCCTGTCATAATCACCATTGGctaaaaatttattagtataaatCCACCTCGTATCAATGATATGTTGATGAGGTTCCCGCGGAACCAGCTCAAAAGTGTTGTTCGCAACTTGAGCATCATACTCAGCGCTCATAGCTTTGCGCCATCTCTCATCTCGCATGGCCTGGGCCACCGTTTTTGGGACGGTAGGGTGGGGTGGTTTGATGGTGGCGTTAAGGGAAAATTTCTTGGTAGGTTTAATAATCTGGTTTTTACTTCGGGTTCTCATGGGATGGGCATTTTCAACGGGTGGTGGTTGTGGTGAGGGTTGTGGTGAAGGTTGTGGTGAAGGTTgtggtgatggtggtggtgagGATTGTGGTTGTGGTGAAAGATTCGCTGGAGGGGAAGAAGAGGTCGAGTTCGTAGGTGCAGGTGACGGAGTAGGAATAGGAGAGTGGGAGCTAGAGATATCAGTACCTGCAGTGTTTGAATGTGCAGCACTATTATGAACCGGTGAATTCATACCTGCGCCATTGTTACTACCTTGTTCCGCGGAAGCAGAACTTGTCGTTGCCGACATGGAGTTCAGGTGAGGATCCTGGCACGGGGAGGCAACTGGCTGAGCATGTACGAGTGGCGTTTGATGAACAGGTATGGTTGTGTGAGGACAGAAAATAGGTGGTGTAAGATCTGGCTCAGGTATGGGATTGGCTTTCTCAGTGGTGAATGGGAAACTTGATTCATCAAACTGGACATGTCGCGATACATAGATTCTTCCAGTGGGTTGATGTAAACACAAGTAAGCACTTTGTGTAAGGGAATACCCGAGGAAGATGCAAGTCAAGGATCGGCTATCCAGTTTATGCGCTGCGTACGGTCGAAGCCAAGGATAACACGCACACCCGAATACTCGCAGCTTTAAGTAGTTGGGCTGCTTCTCAAATAGTTTCGCGTAAGGAGACTGGTGAGCGAGTACTGGAGTCGGGAGCCGGTTAATAAGGTAGACAGCAGCTGCGAAAGCGTAAGTCCAATATTGAACCGGTAGAGAAGCCTGATGAAGGAGCGTAAGACCTGTCTCGACCACATGCCGATGTTTGCGTTCAGCGATTCCATTATGTTCTGGAGTATGTGGAGGAGAGGTAAAGTGTGAGATCCCATGAGTAGCCAGGTAGGATCGCAGAGCAACAAATTCACCACCATTGTCCGAGTATAGATTGCGTAACTTGGTGGCAAAGTGAGTCTCGACGACTGCCTTGAACTTGATAAAAACATCTTTGACCTGAGACTTTAGTTTGAGAGGGTAGAGCCAAGTGTATCGGGTGTAATGGTCAACAAAGACGAGATAATATTTGTAATGGTCAATAGAAAGAACCGGTGATGTCCAGACATCAGAATAGACATACTCAAGAGGTTGAGAAGAGGTAATAGTGTTTTTGTGAAAAGGAAGTTTGTGACTTTTATTAATGAGACAATGAGAACAAGGATGGTTTTGAGAAGAAGCAACAGGTAAAGCAAATTGCGAAACAATGGTTTGAAAAATAGCAGTAGACGGGTGGCCTAAACGAGAATGCCAAAAAGAGGAGGACGTTTTTGTTGATGGGGAAGCAAAGAGAGAGACGGCCtgagaagatgaaagaggcCACTCGTACAACTCATCCTTAGTTTTGCCTTGGAGCAATCGGACCCCCGTgctgagatccttcacctgaaaatGGGCAGGAAAGAATTCAACAGAAACATTGTTAGAGTTGCACAATCGAAACACAGAGATAAGATTCTTTTGCAAATTGGGAACATATAAGACATCTTTTAAAGTGAAAGGACGAGAGGGTGTGGGTAAAACTTTGGAACCAGTATGCGAGATGGAGAGACCTGAGCCGTCTGCGATCGTAACCTCCTCTCCACCAGTGTATGGTTGATGTAGAGAGAGGTTGTTTAGATCAGTGGTGAGATGGTGAGTTGCGCCGCTGTCGAGGATCCAGTTATTTGGATTGTACTGCTGCGTGAGGGCCATGTTTGCTCGCGGTTGCCACGGGTTCGAGCTGGACGAGGGCGCACGTGCGGCAGAGGCTGCATTTTGAAGCTGTGAACATCGTCGAGCGCTATGTCCGTGTACACCACATAGCTGACAGCGACCTTGGTAGCCACGCGGTTGCTGATCCCCACGGGGAGAGAACTGTTGTTGCTGCCAAGTCTGCTGTTGGGGGCGGTGATTGTTGTTGCGGTTCTGCGCATGGTAGTTATTGTTGCGAGCATGATTGTGGCCACTCGAGTTTCCACGGTAGGTAGCTGCATTTGCAGTGACTGGAGTTGCTGGTGTGGGGACGACCTTGCTCTGCAGTTTAACTTCATGGTTCAAGAGCTTCTCGTGAACCTCAGTAATGGAAGGAGGTGCATCTCTTCCTTCGATTTGATCAACAACTTGTTTGTACTCTTCGGGTAGACCACCAAGAACAGACTCCAGCTGGTCTTCAATGTCAACTGGTTTGCCTAGCAACGCCAACTGATCGAAGCGTGTGATAAAACCTTGGACATACGCATCAATGGACATCGTTCCCTTTGTCCATGTTTTGAGTTGCTGGCGAATCTGTAGGATGTGAGCTCGGCTGGGCTTCGCGTACGTCTCCGAGAGAGTCTCCCAGATGTGGTTTGCAGTCGTCGCCGTCGAGAGAATGGGCTGTAGCGTCACTGTGATAGCACCAAGCAAGGAGCTATAGATCAGTTTATCTTGGCGTTTCCACAAGGTATACTCCGGATTTGAAGTAGTCACGCCGTCGACGGTGTGCGTAGGTGGTGGGATAACAACAGAACCATCAAGATGGCCAGCAAGATCGTATCCATCAAGAAGAGCGTGGACTTGACGACTCCACATAAGAAAATTAGAGGCTGTGAGCTTAGTGACATTGGTCATATTGATGTTGAGGAGTTTGACAGTGTCAGACACTGTTATTGTTTCAGAGTTTGACGCCGGAGAAGCCATGGTGGCTTGGAGAAGATGATGAAacagagaagagaaaagaaaagagattggCGGCGTAGAAAATTTTTCAGATCCCTAGATAtctaggctctgataccatatagagTAATGTAGGCTGAATGATTTCATTAGTTAACGacattacaatatatatatgattagaGTTACTAAGCTAGGTATTACAGAGTTACTAATCTACCCTTCTATACATACTCTCTACATCCGAACCCCCGCCTCCTCCTCCGGCATCTGAACCCCCGCCTCCACCGCCTGATGCTCCACCTCCAGCTGATCCCACACCGGTAGACTCCGGTTCACCTCCACCGGCGCCCACTAAGTCTCCTCCTCCGCCGAAGGCGTCTG includes:
- the LOC108824063 gene encoding probable inactive poly [ADP-ribose] polymerase SRO3; amino-acid sequence: MMMAAEQVEIVDNGEIIDSLSHHTSGEYSSSTILLREDNAEHDVVKNCFLSGMGTLHAADTTIVSVRKTSTQRITTKAKLAASIVFAEAMKRKNGGDANVRYGWYSGGSKEEIERIVSYGFSSREIEKFEKDDRSHGVGIHFLHHTCSLAAAVLGEADEEGIQHLLLCRLILGKPERIISGSKQSHPSSVQYDCGVDSLENPRKYVVWSCNMNSYILPSHVVSFKSPRLRGLSRGVGGLGRARSPCVSFPVLMSVLSKSLDHPRMNVLMTSYDDFRKGKVRREQLVRKIREVIGDELLLDIIKNHRNSD
- the LOC130499832 gene encoding glycine-rich protein DOT1-like, whose amino-acid sequence is MHAGGGGGDEFPEGGGGEFSEGGGDDFSGGGGGGELLPSLGGGGGDSDAFGGGGDLVGAGGGEPESTGVGSAGGGASGGGGGGSDAGGGGGGSDVESMYRRVD